In one Bacillus thuringiensis genomic region, the following are encoded:
- a CDS encoding serine hydrolase, giving the protein MIKKVMVMASLSAIVGGGVYYFLVSPNIKENTVLTTKVNPTIESEVQGNIEEKEEQQIDYASISQKLDQYLVGKQFNGTVLVTDKEHVILNKGYGYADVQNKIENTPQTKYRIGSITKTVVATSILQLQEQGKLNIQDNVNKYIPSFPENKNITLYHLLTHTSGLPEHAKGNVNAASRLQLINWIGRQNLEFPAGTGWRYTDYNYMVLAYIIEHISKKPLGDYIKENIFVKADMYESGMGNMVPGDKNFTKGYVKKNQELVPAQKLGMDWLYGCGEMYTTVGDMKKLDEAIINGKLLSEQSIQTMFSPSAERKYAFSFYIYPDYFHNHGVLSGWNTFNNFNKEKGTFVMLFSNVKNSMDDDFNKEFRKMVNDLLEQRG; this is encoded by the coding sequence ATGATAAAAAAAGTAATGGTCATGGCTTCACTGTCTGCTATAGTTGGCGGTGGGGTATACTATTTTCTTGTTAGCCCCAATATAAAGGAAAACACTGTATTAACAACTAAAGTGAATCCTACTATTGAATCGGAAGTACAAGGGAATATAGAAGAAAAAGAAGAGCAACAAATTGATTATGCTAGCATATCTCAAAAATTAGATCAATATTTAGTCGGAAAGCAATTCAATGGAACAGTTTTGGTAACAGATAAAGAGCATGTTATTTTGAATAAAGGATATGGGTATGCTGATGTTCAAAATAAAATTGAAAATACGCCTCAGACAAAATATCGTATCGGTTCTATTACGAAAACAGTGGTTGCCACATCTATTTTACAGTTGCAAGAACAAGGGAAATTGAATATTCAAGATAATGTAAATAAATATATTCCTTCATTTCCGGAGAATAAAAATATTACGCTATATCATTTATTAACGCATACCTCTGGTTTACCTGAACACGCAAAAGGCAATGTTAATGCTGCTTCCCGTTTACAGTTAATTAATTGGATTGGACGTCAAAATTTAGAATTTCCTGCAGGAACAGGTTGGAGATATACAGATTATAATTATATGGTGCTTGCTTATATAATAGAACATATATCGAAAAAACCTTTAGGAGATTACATAAAAGAAAATATATTTGTAAAAGCAGATATGTATGAATCCGGCATGGGAAATATGGTGCCTGGAGATAAAAATTTTACAAAGGGTTATGTGAAAAAAAATCAAGAGCTTGTACCAGCACAAAAGCTAGGCATGGATTGGCTATATGGTTGTGGTGAGATGTATACGACAGTTGGAGATATGAAGAAATTAGACGAAGCAATTATAAATGGAAAACTTCTTTCAGAACAAAGTATACAAACAATGTTTTCACCTTCAGCGGAACGGAAATATGCATTTAGTTTTTATATATATCCAGATTATTTTCATAATCATGGTGTATTATCTGGTTGGAACACTTTCAATAATTTTAATAAAGAAAAAGGAACTTTTGTTATGTTATTTTCAAATGTGAAAAATAGTATGGATGATGACTTTAATAAAGAGTTCCGAAAGATGGTAAATGATTTATTAGAACAAAGGGGATGA
- a CDS encoding GGDEF domain-containing protein yields the protein MNILHFLLENTVFQNVLQDLQLNVLYIENGCKHQQTIENIHPKCMFIANSFEEGELLFQRTKPHIIIMYVTDYSQIKYIKNMYTLQSTFIVIWDQQITKEFTDVLALGIRNIVIAPVTPQAVLEEVNKSLYQLSLVRQVSLQQELLQTMFDFQNDLLFIVEDDEIVDCNTNFLTFFGYENLFAYREQHLVFAEHFIRENGYYSTTHDITWLDDTLSSGRRIKMLNYEGTVSTFLLRATPLPEDLSRFIVKCTEITELDEIYQEQERLAMIDSLTEIYNRLKFQQILEVEWEKVIRTDEKIAIILFDIDNFKTVNDTYGHDFGDLALIQLAELMKSKVEQQHVFARWGGEEFIILVTNTVEKEAFQVAESLRFFIETKQFTGISKLTASFGVALYEQGTTREELMQRADIALYEAKKNGKNQVCVYRKEKM from the coding sequence ATGAACATACTACATTTTTTATTAGAGAATACGGTTTTCCAAAATGTGTTACAAGATTTGCAGTTAAATGTCCTTTATATAGAAAATGGATGTAAACATCAACAAACGATAGAAAATATTCATCCAAAATGTATGTTTATAGCAAATAGTTTTGAAGAGGGCGAATTATTATTTCAAAGAACGAAACCGCACATTATAATTATGTATGTAACAGATTATTCTCAAATAAAATATATAAAGAATATGTATACCTTGCAAAGTACATTTATTGTCATTTGGGATCAACAAATAACAAAAGAATTTACAGATGTACTCGCATTAGGAATACGTAATATTGTAATAGCCCCTGTAACTCCGCAAGCAGTGTTAGAAGAAGTGAATAAGAGTTTGTATCAACTTTCTTTAGTAAGGCAAGTTAGTTTGCAACAGGAACTGCTTCAAACGATGTTTGATTTTCAAAATGATTTATTATTTATAGTAGAAGATGATGAAATTGTTGATTGTAATACAAATTTTTTAACGTTTTTCGGATATGAAAATTTGTTTGCCTATCGTGAGCAACATTTAGTATTTGCTGAACATTTTATTAGAGAAAATGGATACTACTCGACGACGCATGATATAACATGGCTAGACGATACTTTATCAAGCGGTAGAAGAATTAAGATGTTAAATTATGAAGGGACAGTATCTACTTTTCTATTACGTGCGACACCATTGCCAGAAGATTTATCAAGATTTATTGTAAAGTGCACGGAAATTACAGAATTAGATGAAATCTATCAAGAACAAGAAAGACTTGCTATGATAGATTCATTAACAGAGATTTATAATCGTTTAAAATTTCAACAAATACTAGAGGTAGAATGGGAAAAGGTAATACGTACTGATGAGAAAATAGCAATTATTTTATTTGATATAGATAATTTTAAAACAGTTAATGACACATATGGTCATGATTTTGGCGATTTGGCATTAATACAACTTGCAGAGCTTATGAAATCTAAAGTGGAGCAGCAACATGTATTTGCAAGATGGGGAGGAGAAGAATTCATTATATTAGTGACAAATACAGTAGAAAAGGAAGCATTTCAAGTTGCGGAGTCATTACGATTCTTCATTGAAACAAAGCAATTCACTGGAATTTCAAAGTTAACAGCTAGCTTTGGAGTTGCGTTATATGAACAAGGAACTACAAGAGAAGAATTAATGCAACGAGCGGATATTGCATTATATGAAGCGAAAAAAAATGGGAAGAATCAAGTATGTGTGTATAGAAAAGAAAAAATGTAA
- a CDS encoding nitroreductase family protein gives MTNDNFFNVLYERTSTRAFNPNKEISSTELHEILKAAAQAPSAWNLQHWKFLVFQGEDVQKRLHPIAYNQQQILDASAVVAILGDLEAYKNVEPVYGPIVEQGFMKEEAKERLAKNIESAYAREQFSRDAAFSNASLAAMQLMLAAKATGWDTCAIGGFNPQALTDEFNVSSRYVPIMLITIGESTLKGHPAPRMSVEQVSEWAK, from the coding sequence ATGACAAACGACAACTTTTTTAACGTTCTATATGAACGCACATCTACACGTGCATTCAACCCAAATAAAGAAATCTCATCTACAGAATTACACGAGATTTTAAAAGCCGCAGCACAAGCACCTTCCGCTTGGAACTTACAACACTGGAAATTCCTTGTTTTTCAAGGTGAAGATGTACAAAAACGATTACACCCGATAGCTTATAACCAACAACAAATTCTTGATGCTTCTGCAGTAGTCGCTATTTTAGGTGATTTAGAAGCTTATAAAAATGTTGAGCCAGTATATGGTCCAATTGTAGAACAAGGATTTATGAAAGAAGAAGCAAAAGAACGCTTAGCTAAAAATATTGAATCTGCATATGCTCGTGAACAATTCTCAAGAGATGCTGCCTTTTCAAATGCATCTTTAGCAGCAATGCAACTTATGCTTGCAGCTAAAGCGACTGGTTGGGACACTTGTGCTATTGGTGGCTTTAATCCACAAGCACTGACAGACGAATTTAACGTTTCATCTCGTTACGTTCCAATTATGCTTATTACAATTGGTGAATCAACTTTAAAAGGCCACCCTGCACCACGTATGAGCGTAGAGCAAGTGAGCGAGTGGGCAAAATAA
- a CDS encoding DUF3915 domain-containing protein: MFGSFGCCDNFRDCHHHERERDHREKEREVKPQQPAVCNVLASISVGTELSLLSVKGVGSFNNVIFEGFCNGVALFSALARNNNDKDNKDNNKDDKHNQNRNTFTGILRVCPSDIVAIAI; the protein is encoded by the coding sequence ATGTTTGGATCATTTGGATGCTGTGATAACTTTAGAGACTGTCATCATCATGAAAGAGAGCGCGACCATCGTGAGAAGGAGAGAGAGGTTAAGCCACAACAACCAGCTGTATGTAACGTACTTGCTAGCATTTCAGTTGGAACAGAGCTTTCTCTATTAAGCGTTAAAGGTGTTGGATCTTTCAACAATGTAATTTTTGAAGGTTTCTGTAACGGTGTTGCTCTTTTCTCTGCTTTAGCTCGTAATAACAATGACAAAGACAATAAAGATAACAACAAAGATGATAAGCACAATCAAAACCGAAATACTTTTACTGGTATTTTACGTGTATGCCCATCTGATATCGTTGCTATCGCTATCTAA
- the ptsP gene encoding phosphoenolpyruvate--protein phosphotransferase translates to MTLNIQGIAASSGIAIAKAFRLENPEFNIEKKSITNEAAEIARLDAALEKAKTELEAIKDHAFAELGADKAAIFEAHLLVLNDPELVNPVKDKVNSEKVNAEFAMDEVASMFISMFENMDNEYMKERAADIRDVTKRVLAHLLGINFSNPGTISEEVIIIAEDLTPSDTAQLNRKYAKGFTTDIGGRTSHSAIMARSMEIPAVVGTKVVMEKIQNGDIVIIDGLDGEVIVNPSEETLRSFEEKKAKFEEQKAEWAKLKDQATVTSDGHHVELVANIGTPNDVQGIIDNGGEGVGLYRTEFLYMGRDNLPTEEEQFEAYKAVLEGVKEGQPVVVRTLDIGGDKELPYLHLPKEMNPFLGYRAIRLCLDEQDVFRTQLRALLRASVYGNLKIMFPMIATLDEFRQAKAILLEEKAKLVEASTTVSDSIEVGMMVEIPASAVLADQFAKEVDFFSIGTNDLIQYTMAADRMNEQVSYLYQPYNPSILRLVKMVIDAAHKEGKWAGMCGEMAGDSLAIPLLLGLGLDEFSMSATSILPARTQLSKLSKTEMETLAEKALMMSTAEEVVELVKSI, encoded by the coding sequence ATGACTCTTAATATTCAAGGGATCGCTGCATCAAGTGGGATTGCTATTGCAAAGGCTTTCAGACTTGAAAATCCTGAATTTAACATCGAAAAGAAATCAATTACAAACGAAGCTGCAGAAATTGCACGCTTAGACGCTGCGCTTGAGAAAGCAAAAACTGAATTAGAAGCTATTAAAGACCACGCATTTGCTGAACTAGGTGCTGACAAAGCTGCGATCTTTGAAGCACATTTATTAGTGTTAAATGATCCAGAACTAGTAAACCCAGTAAAAGATAAAGTAAATAGCGAAAAAGTAAATGCTGAATTTGCAATGGATGAAGTTGCATCAATGTTTATTTCTATGTTTGAAAACATGGATAACGAATATATGAAAGAACGTGCTGCGGACATTCGTGACGTAACAAAACGCGTTCTTGCACATTTACTAGGAATTAACTTCTCAAATCCTGGTACAATTTCTGAAGAGGTAATCATCATTGCTGAAGATTTAACACCATCTGATACAGCTCAGTTAAACCGTAAGTATGCAAAAGGTTTTACTACTGATATCGGTGGACGTACATCTCACTCTGCAATTATGGCTCGTTCTATGGAAATTCCAGCTGTTGTTGGTACGAAAGTTGTTATGGAAAAAATCCAAAACGGCGATATCGTTATCATTGACGGTTTAGATGGAGAAGTAATTGTAAACCCATCAGAAGAAACTCTTCGTTCGTTTGAAGAAAAGAAAGCGAAATTTGAAGAGCAAAAAGCTGAATGGGCAAAATTAAAAGACCAAGCTACTGTAACAAGTGACGGACATCACGTTGAGCTTGTTGCAAATATCGGAACACCAAATGATGTACAAGGTATTATCGATAATGGCGGAGAAGGCGTTGGCTTATACCGTACAGAATTCTTATACATGGGCCGTGACAATCTTCCAACAGAAGAAGAGCAGTTCGAAGCGTATAAAGCAGTTCTTGAAGGTGTAAAAGAGGGTCAACCAGTCGTTGTTCGTACACTTGATATCGGTGGAGATAAAGAGCTTCCATACTTACATTTACCAAAAGAAATGAACCCATTCTTAGGATACCGTGCAATTCGCTTATGTCTTGATGAGCAAGATGTGTTCCGTACACAACTTCGTGCATTACTTCGTGCTAGCGTATACGGTAACTTAAAAATTATGTTCCCAATGATTGCAACTCTTGATGAGTTCCGTCAAGCGAAAGCAATTTTATTAGAAGAGAAAGCGAAACTTGTAGAAGCGAGTACAACTGTTTCTGATTCTATTGAAGTTGGTATGATGGTTGAAATCCCAGCTTCAGCAGTATTAGCAGATCAATTTGCGAAAGAAGTTGACTTCTTCTCTATTGGAACAAATGATTTAATCCAATACACAATGGCTGCAGACCGTATGAACGAACAAGTATCTTACTTATACCAACCATATAACCCATCTATTTTACGTCTTGTAAAAATGGTTATCGATGCTGCTCATAAAGAAGGCAAATGGGCTGGTATGTGTGGTGAGATGGCGGGCGATTCACTTGCTATTCCATTATTATTAGGATTAGGTTTAGATGAGTTCAGTATGAGTGCAACATCTATTCTTCCTGCAAGAACACAACTAAGCAAGTTGTCAAAAACAGAAATGGAAACATTAGCAGAAAAAGCATTAATGATGTCAACTGCTGAAGAAGTTGTTGAACTAGTTAAAAGCATATAA
- the ptsH gene encoding phosphocarrier protein HPr: MEKIFKVTSDSGIHARPATLLVNTASKFGSDINLEYNGKNVNLKSIMGVMSLGIQQNAEIKITANGDDAAQALAAIEETMKNEGLGE; the protein is encoded by the coding sequence ATGGAAAAAATCTTTAAAGTAACTAGCGACTCAGGAATTCATGCTCGTCCAGCAACTCTACTTGTAAACACTGCAAGCAAATTCGGTTCTGACATTAACTTAGAGTATAACGGAAAGAACGTTAATTTAAAATCAATCATGGGCGTTATGTCTTTAGGCATTCAACAAAACGCAGAAATTAAAATCACTGCAAATGGTGATGATGCAGCTCAAGCACTAGCAGCTATCGAAGAAACTATGAAAAACGAAGGATTAGGAGAATAA
- the ptsG gene encoding PTS glucose transporter subunit IIABC encodes MFKKIFGVLQKVGKALMLPVAILPAAGILLGFGNAFQNPQLTNVIPALKADWFVMVAKIMEQSGDIIFANLALLFAVGVAIGLAGGDGVAGLAAFVGYLIMNKTMSVFLEVDKLVKVTSSGADPVKIGFADPAYANVLGIPTLQTGVFGGIIVGIVAAYCYNKYFNIELPSYLGFFAGKRFVPIATATFSLIVGIIMCFIWPYIQGGLNTFSHQMIDANRTIAAFIFGLIERSLIPFGLHHIFYSPFWFEFGQYTNAAGELIRGDQKIFMAQLKDGVELTAGTFTTGKYPFMMFGLPAAALAMYHEARPENKKLAAGILGSAALTSFLTGITEPLEFSFLFVAPVLFGIHAVFAGLSFMTMQILGVKIGMTFSGGLIDFLLFGVLPGRTAWWWVIIVGLVLAVIYYFGFRFAIRKWNLKTPGREVANANDGAGKAEAGELPREVLVALGGKENIASLDACITRLRVQVNEQKNVNKDRLKELGAAGVLEVGNNIQAIFGPKSDTLKSQIHDIMSGRTPHVEKEEPVKVEETPQKVDENETIVSPIEGKILPITEVPDQVFSGKMMGDGFAIEPTEGTVVSPVNGEIVNVFPTKHAIGIQSEGGKEILIHFGIDTVKLNGEGFEALVAQGDKVKQGQPLLKVDLAFVKENAPSIITPIVFTNLQQGQQVELKKDGNVKKGETAIIDIQ; translated from the coding sequence ATGTTTAAGAAGATCTTTGGTGTTCTTCAAAAAGTCGGGAAAGCGTTAATGCTTCCAGTAGCGATTTTACCGGCGGCAGGTATTTTACTTGGATTTGGTAATGCATTTCAAAATCCACAGTTAACAAATGTTATTCCTGCTTTAAAAGCAGATTGGTTCGTAATGGTTGCAAAAATTATGGAACAATCTGGTGATATTATTTTCGCTAACCTTGCATTATTATTCGCAGTTGGGGTAGCAATTGGTTTAGCTGGTGGAGACGGAGTAGCTGGTTTAGCAGCATTCGTCGGCTACTTAATTATGAACAAAACGATGAGTGTGTTCTTAGAAGTAGATAAGCTAGTGAAAGTAACAAGTTCTGGAGCAGACCCAGTAAAAATTGGATTTGCAGATCCAGCGTATGCAAACGTATTAGGTATTCCAACGCTACAAACAGGAGTATTTGGTGGTATTATCGTCGGGATAGTAGCGGCATATTGCTATAATAAATACTTCAACATTGAATTACCATCATACTTAGGTTTCTTTGCAGGTAAGCGTTTCGTACCGATCGCAACTGCAACATTCTCTTTAATAGTAGGTATTATCATGTGCTTCATTTGGCCATACATTCAAGGTGGCTTAAACACGTTCTCACATCAAATGATTGATGCAAATAGAACAATCGCAGCATTTATATTCGGTTTAATTGAACGTTCATTAATTCCATTTGGATTACATCACATTTTCTATTCACCGTTCTGGTTCGAATTCGGTCAGTATACAAATGCAGCTGGCGAATTAATCCGTGGTGACCAAAAAATCTTTATGGCACAGTTAAAAGACGGTGTAGAATTAACAGCAGGTACATTTACAACTGGTAAGTATCCGTTCATGATGTTTGGTCTTCCAGCAGCAGCTTTAGCAATGTACCATGAAGCACGTCCAGAAAATAAAAAATTAGCAGCAGGTATTTTAGGTTCTGCAGCATTAACATCTTTCTTAACAGGTATTACAGAGCCACTTGAATTTTCATTCTTATTCGTAGCGCCAGTATTATTCGGAATTCACGCTGTATTTGCTGGTCTATCATTTATGACAATGCAAATTTTAGGTGTTAAAATTGGTATGACATTCTCTGGTGGTTTAATTGACTTCCTATTATTCGGTGTACTACCAGGCCGTACAGCATGGTGGTGGGTAATTATTGTTGGTCTTGTACTAGCAGTTATTTACTACTTCGGATTCCGCTTTGCAATTCGTAAATGGAATCTAAAAACACCTGGTCGTGAAGTGGCAAATGCAAATGACGGCGCAGGAAAAGCAGAAGCAGGCGAACTTCCTCGTGAAGTATTAGTAGCACTTGGTGGTAAAGAAAACATTGCTTCTTTAGATGCTTGTATTACTCGTTTACGTGTTCAAGTTAACGAACAAAAGAATGTAAACAAAGACCGCTTAAAAGAACTTGGAGCAGCTGGTGTACTTGAAGTTGGAAATAACATTCAAGCTATTTTCGGACCGAAATCTGACACATTAAAATCACAAATTCATGATATTATGTCAGGCCGTACACCTCATGTTGAAAAAGAAGAACCTGTAAAAGTGGAAGAAACTCCTCAAAAAGTTGATGAAAATGAAACAATTGTATCACCAATTGAAGGGAAAATCTTACCGATTACAGAAGTACCTGACCAAGTATTCTCAGGAAAAATGATGGGAGATGGATTTGCAATTGAGCCAACTGAAGGAACAGTAGTTTCTCCAGTTAATGGTGAGATTGTCAATGTATTCCCTACAAAACATGCGATTGGTATTCAATCTGAAGGCGGAAAAGAAATTTTAATCCACTTTGGTATTGATACTGTAAAATTAAATGGTGAAGGTTTTGAAGCGCTTGTAGCACAAGGCGACAAGGTGAAACAAGGCCAACCATTATTAAAAGTAGATCTTGCATTTGTAAAAGAAAATGCACCATCTATCATTACACCAATTGTCTTTACAAACTTACAACAAGGGCAACAAGTCGAATTGAAAAAAGATGGAAATGTTAAGAAGGGCGAAACCGCTATTATTGACATTCAGTAG
- the glcT gene encoding glucose PTS transporter transcription antiterminator GlcT codes for MSNYLEIKKVLNNNVIIASHPEHEEVVVIGKGIGFGKKAKDVLEQEQIEKMFVLKNERDREQYKLLVPHISEKLIELMNDIMLYIQGKAKSPLNEHIHIALTDHISFAIKRLKQGLTIDNPFLVETKMLYPEEYEIAEGVVELLNSRLQIALPEGEIGFIALHIYSSLTNSDLSSVNQNSRLIAQLVSLIETNLQITLDQESIHYLRLIRHLQYAIERVKKGEKVEESQSFADLLKAEYPVCYNLAWKLVKVMQKELQLPVYEAESIYLTMHLQRLVKAEHV; via the coding sequence ATGAGTAATTATCTAGAAATTAAAAAAGTTTTAAATAATAATGTCATCATTGCTAGCCATCCGGAACACGAGGAAGTAGTAGTGATTGGTAAAGGAATTGGATTTGGGAAAAAAGCGAAAGATGTCTTGGAGCAAGAACAAATCGAAAAAATGTTTGTCTTAAAAAATGAACGTGATCGTGAACAGTACAAATTATTAGTGCCGCATATTAGTGAAAAATTAATTGAATTGATGAACGATATTATGCTGTACATTCAAGGGAAAGCGAAATCTCCACTAAATGAACATATTCATATTGCGTTAACAGATCATATTTCATTTGCGATTAAAAGGTTAAAACAAGGACTTACAATTGATAACCCTTTTTTAGTTGAAACAAAAATGCTCTATCCAGAGGAATATGAAATTGCGGAAGGTGTTGTGGAACTTTTAAATTCTCGTTTGCAAATTGCATTGCCTGAAGGAGAAATTGGTTTTATTGCACTTCACATTTACAGTTCGCTTACAAATTCTGATTTATCTTCAGTTAATCAAAACTCCCGTCTCATTGCACAACTTGTATCTTTAATTGAGACAAACTTACAAATTACATTAGATCAAGAGAGCATTCATTATTTACGTCTTATTCGTCATCTTCAATATGCTATTGAGAGGGTGAAAAAAGGAGAAAAAGTAGAGGAATCACAAAGTTTTGCTGATTTATTAAAGGCCGAGTATCCAGTTTGCTATAACTTGGCTTGGAAGCTAGTTAAGGTCATGCAAAAAGAGTTGCAACTACCTGTATATGAAGCTGAAAGTATTTATTTAACGATGCACTTGCAACGCTTAGTAAAGGCAGAGCATGTGTAA
- a CDS encoding Cof-type HAD-IIB family hydrolase: MIKMFVSDIDGTMMQHGGFIDEQDVAALRSLAEQNVILCFASGRLDNEIADLMKAVNTNFHRISVNGVFVYTHENKQLLSATFDSSILPDLLAMTNEDPYFRYVSDEHNYYIEEKTPFIQELEQQVTMTSVEEPNLLQKIDDTIFPNKISVGGTKENLQLLQKKIDEKFHGKVSTFISAEQCLDVMPPNVSKGSAISVLLNEFQIKPEEIACIGDSYNDIPMFSLTPHSFAMSQADDAVKNHAHYVVNHVKDAVNHVITHNKNTTHSL; the protein is encoded by the coding sequence ATGATTAAAATGTTTGTAAGTGATATCGATGGTACAATGATGCAACACGGAGGTTTTATTGACGAACAAGATGTTGCGGCACTGCGCAGCCTTGCCGAGCAAAATGTTATTCTTTGCTTCGCTTCCGGAAGACTTGATAATGAAATTGCAGACTTAATGAAAGCTGTAAATACAAATTTTCATCGTATTAGTGTAAATGGTGTTTTTGTATATACACATGAAAATAAACAACTATTATCTGCAACTTTTGATTCCAGCATACTTCCCGATTTGTTAGCTATGACGAATGAAGATCCTTATTTCCGTTATGTAAGTGATGAACATAATTATTACATTGAAGAGAAAACACCTTTTATTCAAGAACTTGAACAACAGGTAACTATGACTTCTGTTGAAGAACCAAACTTACTACAGAAAATTGATGATACAATTTTCCCAAATAAAATTTCTGTCGGTGGAACAAAGGAGAACTTACAACTCCTTCAGAAAAAAATTGATGAAAAATTCCACGGGAAAGTTAGTACTTTCATCTCTGCAGAACAATGTTTAGATGTAATGCCACCAAATGTTAGTAAAGGCTCTGCCATTTCTGTTTTATTAAATGAGTTTCAAATAAAACCTGAGGAAATTGCTTGTATAGGGGATTCTTATAATGACATTCCTATGTTTTCTTTAACTCCTCACAGTTTTGCTATGTCGCAAGCAGATGATGCAGTAAAAAATCACGCTCACTATGTAGTAAATCACGTCAAAGATGCTGTTAACCACGTAATTACTCATAATAAAAATACGACTCATTCCTTATAA
- the phnF gene encoding phosphonate metabolism transcriptional regulator PhnF — translation MNIDKYSPFPIYYQIQEWVKQLIEDGEWKPGDKIPSENELCDKFEVSRMTIRQAINNLVEQGYLYRKRGIGTFVQLPKVEQKLQGMTGFTEDMISRGMNPSSQLLSFRLVPATAKIADRLRIQEGESVYEVRRIRLADDEPIAFETTYLSPALVKDINEEILQQSLYEHLEKKLGFKLVSATQSIEASVATENEAEHLHIPKKAPVLVMRQWSYSEGEVPLEYVKCIYRGDRYKFITNIARNK, via the coding sequence ATGAACATCGACAAGTATTCACCATTTCCGATCTATTATCAGATTCAAGAGTGGGTGAAACAGCTAATTGAGGACGGCGAATGGAAGCCGGGAGATAAAATCCCATCTGAGAATGAACTTTGTGATAAGTTCGAAGTGAGTCGTATGACAATCAGACAGGCGATTAATAATTTAGTGGAACAAGGCTATTTATATCGGAAGCGTGGAATTGGAACATTTGTCCAACTTCCGAAAGTGGAACAAAAGTTGCAAGGAATGACGGGATTCACAGAAGACATGATTTCTCGTGGAATGAATCCAAGTAGTCAATTACTTAGTTTCCGCCTAGTTCCAGCTACTGCTAAAATAGCAGACCGGTTAAGAATACAGGAGGGGGAATCGGTTTATGAAGTGAGGCGTATTCGCTTAGCTGATGATGAACCGATTGCTTTTGAGACGACATATTTGTCGCCAGCTCTTGTAAAAGATATTAACGAAGAGATATTGCAACAATCTTTATATGAACATTTAGAGAAAAAACTGGGCTTTAAACTTGTTAGCGCTACTCAGTCAATTGAAGCTTCCGTTGCGACGGAAAATGAAGCTGAACATCTGCATATTCCTAAAAAGGCGCCTGTACTTGTCATGCGTCAATGGTCATATTCAGAAGGTGAGGTACCGCTAGAGTACGTGAAATGTATTTATCGTGGAGATCGTTATAAATTTATTACGAATATCGCACGTAACAAATAG
- the nagB gene encoding glucosamine-6-phosphate deaminase, with product MNILVVKTPEELAEAGYKLIEEVVKTKENPTLGMATGSSPLGIYAEIRKNKLDTSRVTTVNLDEYVNLPHEDKNSYHYFMQEQLFDHLPFKQTYVPNGMASDLEEECKRYESILAANPVDLQILGIGENGHIGFNEPGTPFNSPTNIVELTESTRQANLRFFEKEEDVPTHAITMGIGSIMKAKQVLLVAMGSKKAEAVKELLQGEYSEECPATVLQRHPNVTVIADQEALSLCSEAIADEHRQVFTISDLLSDSRVGETAN from the coding sequence ATGAATATTCTTGTTGTAAAAACTCCAGAAGAATTAGCAGAAGCAGGTTATAAATTAATTGAAGAAGTTGTAAAAACAAAAGAAAATCCAACATTAGGAATGGCTACAGGAAGCTCTCCATTAGGTATTTATGCAGAAATACGAAAAAATAAACTTGATACAAGCCGTGTAACCACTGTAAACTTAGATGAGTACGTAAATTTACCACATGAAGATAAAAACAGCTATCACTATTTCATGCAAGAACAGTTGTTTGATCATCTTCCATTTAAACAAACTTATGTACCAAACGGGATGGCAAGTGATTTAGAGGAAGAGTGCAAACGTTACGAGAGCATTCTAGCTGCTAACCCAGTTGACCTACAGATTCTTGGAATCGGTGAAAACGGTCACATCGGATTTAATGAGCCAGGAACACCGTTTAATTCTCCAACAAACATTGTTGAATTAACAGAATCTACACGCCAAGCAAACCTTCGCTTCTTCGAAAAAGAAGAAGATGTGCCAACTCATGCGATTACAATGGGAATTGGAAGCATTATGAAAGCGAAACAAGTTCTACTTGTTGCGATGGGTTCTAAAAAGGCAGAAGCTGTTAAAGAATTATTGCAAGGTGAATATAGTGAAGAGTGTCCGGCTACAGTTTTACAACGTCATCCGAATGTAACCGTAATCGCTGATCAAGAAGCTCTATCTTTATGCAGTGAGGCGATTGCTGATGAACATCGACAAGTATTCACCATTTCCGATCTATTATCAGATTCAAGAGTGGGTGAAACAGCTAATTGA